The Streptomyces lienomycini sequence TGGTGGGTGAGGTGGTGGGGGAGGTTTTGGGGGTGGTGTGGGTGGTGGGCAGGGGTGGGGTGGCTTGTTGGGGGGTGAGGATGTGTTGGGTGGGGTGGCCGTTGGTTTCGGGGTAGGTGGTGCGGAGGGTTTCGTGGCGGGTGGTGAGGTCGTTGAGGGCTTGGTGGAGTGCGGTGTGGTTGAGGGGTCCGTGGAAGGTGAGGGCGAGGGGGATGTTGTAGGTGGGGGTGGGTCCTTGGAGTTTGTGGAGGAACCAGAGGCGTCGTTGGGCGTGGGAGAGGGGAGGTGTTCGGGTCGGGGTTGGGGGTGAGTGGGGGGCGTGTGGTGGTGTTGGTGTGGGTGGTGAGGTGGGTGGCGAGTTGGGCGGGGGTGGGGTGTTCGAAGAGGGTGCGCAGGGTGGTTTCGGTGTCCAGGGTGGTGCGGATGCGTGCGGTGAGGCGGGTGGCGAGGAGGGAGTGGCCGCCGAGGTCGAAGAAGTTGTCGTCGGGGTGGGTGTGGGGCAGGCCGAGGGTGTGGGCGAAGAGGTCGCAGAGGATGTGTTCCTGGGGGTGCGGGGGTGCGGCCGGTGGTGGTGGTGAGGTCGGGGGTGGGCAGGGCGGTGTGGTCGAGTTTGCCGTTGGGGGTGAGGGGGAGGGCGGTGAGGTGGATGTAGGTGGTGGGGATCATGTGGTCGGGGAGTTGGGTGCTCAGGTGGGTGCGCAGGGTGTGGGGGTCGGGTGGGGTGTGGGGGTGGGGACGGTGTAGGCGATGAGGCGGGGGTCGCCGGTGGGGGTGTGGTGGAGTTGGACGGTGGCCTGGGTGATGTGGGGGTGCTGGGTGAGGGCGGTTTCGATTTCTGCGGGTTCGATGCGGTGGCCGCGTATTTTGAGTTGGTGGTCGGTGCGGCCGAGGTATTCGAGGTGGCCGTGGGTGTTCCAGCGGGCGAGGTCGCCGGTGCGGTACATGCGCCGGCCGGGGGGGCCGTAGGGGTCGGCGGTGAAGCGGTGGGCGGTGAGGGCGGGCTGGTTGAGGTAGCCGCGGGCGAGTCCGGGGGTGTTGGTGTAGAGCTCGCCGGGGGTGCCCGGGGGTACGGGTTGGAGGGTGTCGTCCAGGAGGTAGACGCGGACGTTGTCGACGGGCCGGCCCAGGGGTGGGGTGAGGGGCCAGGTGTCGGGGTCGGTGGGCAGGGTGTGGGCGGTGAGGACTTGTGCTTCGGTGGGGCCGTAGTGGTTGTGGAGGGTGCGGGGGGTGTTCCGGTAGAAGCTGCGGGTGCGGGTGCTGGGGGTGAGGGCTTCTCCGGCCTGGGCGATGTGCCGCAGGTCGGGCAGTGGCTGGTGGGTGTCGAGGGCGGCGTCGGTGACGGCTTCGAGCACGGTGTGGGGGGCGAAGAGTTCGTTGACGCGGTGCTCGGCGAGCCAGGCGGTGAAGGCTTCCATGTCGCGGCGGGTGTCCTCGTCGGGGACCATGAGGGTCTTGCCCGTCAGGAGGGTGGACAGGACTTCCTGGACCGACACGTCGAAACTGATCGCGGTGAACTGCGCGGTCCGGGTCCCCGGGCCCCCGCCGAACTGGTCGTGGTGCCAGCGCAGCATGTTCACCACGCCCAGCCCTGTCATCTGCACCGCCTTGGGCCGGCCCGTCGACCCGGACGTGTAGATCACATACGCCGGACTCAGCAGCCCCAGCACCCCCGTCCGCTCCTCGGGAGTCGGATCACCGGCCGGGCACGCGTCGATCAGTGCCGCCGTCTCCGCATCGTCCAGGGCCAGGAGAGGGGTTGCCTCCGCCCGAGGCAGGTGCTCTGCGATGTCCTGGCTGGTGAGGCAGAGGGCGGGGCGGGCGTCGTCGAGCATGAACCGGATACGCGCGGCGGGATGGCCGGGGTCCAGGGGCAGGTGCGCGGCACCGGCTTTGAGGACCGCGAGGATCGCGACGACCTGCGCGGGTGAACGCGGCAGGGCCAGAGCGACCGTGCTCTCCGGACCCACCCCGCGGGCGATCAACGCGTGCGCGAGACGGTTCGCCCGCACGTTCAGCTCCCGGTACGACAACACCTGGGACCCGAAACACACCGCCGGCTCCCCCGGCGTGGCCGCCGCCTGCGCCTCGAACTGATCCGGCAGCAGCACCAGATCACCGGCCCGCCCGGTCCGGTTGCGCTCCTCCAGCAGCAGACCACGCTCCGCCGCACTCGTCACGTCCACGCGGCCCGTCAGAGCCTGAGGACGCTCGGCGATCTCCCCCAGGACCCGCTGGAGACGCTCCAGCAACGCGCGAGCCGTGTCCTGACCGATGAGATCGTCGCGGTAGTCCAGACGCAGATACAACCGCTCACCCGGCGCCACCACCAGCGTCAGCGGATAATGCGTGGCATCCCTGCCCCGCTCCAGCAACGGCCTCACCACCACACCGCTGCCGAGTCCCGCCGCGACATCCCGCGCCGGACCGTCCCACGGATAATTCTCGAACACCATCATCGAATCGAACAGATCCGGGACACCCGCCACCCGCTGGATCTCCGACAGCCCCAGATGCTGGAACGGATCCAACGCCGACCGGCTCGCCTGCAACCCGCCCACCAACTCCGCCAGCGACTGCGACGGCACCAACCGCACCCGCACCGGAACAATATTGATGAACAGCCCGACCATCGACTCCACACCCGGCACCTGCGGACTGCGCCCCGAAACAACCGAACCGAACACCACATCCCGCCGGCCCGTCGCCCGCCCCAGCACCACCCCCCACGCCGCCTCCAGCAGCGTGTTCACCGTCACCCCCAACTCCCGCGCCCGCACCCCCAGCCCACCCGACAACCCCGCCGACGCCTCCACCACCACCCGCCGCGGCAACCGCGGCACCCGCGCCGCCTCCACCCCCACCAACCGCGTCGCCCCGTCCAGCCCCGCAAGCTCCCGCCGCCACGCCCCCCGCGCCGCCCGGACATCCTGACGCCCCAGCCACCCCAGAAACTCCCGGAACGGCGTCACCCGCCCCAGCACCGCACCCGCATACAACGCGAACAGCTCACGCGCCACAATCGGCGTCGACCACCCGTCCAACAACAAGTGATGACTCGTCAGCAGCAGACAATGCCGCTCCCGCCCCAGCCGCACCACCATCAACCGCAGCAACGGACCAGACGCCGGATCGAACCGCCGCCCGTACTCGCGCCGCCCCAACCGCTCCAACTCCACCCGGGCCGCATCCTCACCCAGCCCGCCCAGATCCACCACCGACCACGGCACACACACCTCAGCCGGCACCACCTGCACCGGCTGACCGTCCGACACCTGCGAAAACGACACCCCCAGATTCGGATGCCGCACCACCAACGCCTGCACCGCACCCCGCAACCGCTCCACATCCAACGGCCCCGCAACATCAAACACCTGCTGCACCATGTACACATCAGGACCATCCACGTCATACAACGCGTGAAACAGCATCCCCTCCTGCATGGGCGACAAAGGGAGGATGTCGACCAGGTTCGCGCGGTTCATTACCGACTCCTCCACAGGTCTTCGAGCTGTTCGACGTCGTGCTGGTCCAGTCCGACGAGCGGGAAGTCGGAGGGGGTGAAACCGCCGCTCCCCTGTCCCGAGCCGTGGCGTGCCAGTCCGCGCAGTGCCTGGAACCAGTGGTCCGCGACGGCACGTACGTCGGCCTCGGGCCACATGCCGGGAGCCCAGGTCCAGGTGGCTGTCAGGCGGGGGCCGTCGGCGTGGTCCCGGACGGCCGCGTTGACCTCCAGGCCGTGTGCGAGCGGCAGTCCGGGGTCGCTTCCGCCGACCAGGCCGATCTCGTCCGCCACCTGCCACCGCGGGTGTTCCGGGACGAGCGGGGCGCCGGGTGCGGGGAAGCGGCCCACGTAGTTGAAACCGATCTGGGGGAGGGGCAGTCCTGCCAGTTCCGCCGCCGTGTCGGTGTTCAGATAGCGCAACAGGCCGTAGCCCCTGCCGTGCCCGGGTACGGCGCGCATCTGCTCCTTGACCCGCTTGCAGGCGGCGTCGACGCCGGCCCCGCCGGACGTCACGTCCTCCCAGGCGTGGGCGCCGGGATCGAGCCGGGCCGGGTACAGGCAGGTGAACCAGCCCACGGTGCGGGAGAGGTCGGCACCGCTGCCGTCCTCGTCCCGGCCGTGGCCCTCCACGTCGATGAGGACGCCGCCGTCCTCTCCGTGTCCGCGCTCGCGGCGGAAGTGCCCGAGCGCCAGTGCCAGCGCGGTCAGCAGGACATCCTGGACCCCGGCGTGGAACGCGGTCGGCACACTGGTGAGCAGAGGCTCGGTGACGTCCGGGGGCAGTGTCGTGGTCAACTGCTCGGCGGTGCCAAAAACATCACGCGCGGGGTCCAGGGACCGGGCGGTCATCAGCGGGTCGGCGCCGCTCAGCGTCCGCTTCCACCAGGGCAGTTCGGCGACCACCTCGGGCAGCAGGGCCCGCGAGCGCAGCAGACGCGACCAGCCGCGCACCGATGTGCCGACCGGGTGCAACCGGCCTCCGGTGAGCGCGGCCAGCAGGTCGGGGACCAGGATCCGCCACGACACCCCGTCGACGGCGAGGTGATGCACCAGGATCAACAGCCGACCGGGGCGGCCGGGACCGGCGTCGAACCACACGTACCGGGCGAGCCGTCCCTCCCGCGGCGACAGCCACGCCGTCGCCGCCTCGGCCTCTCGCTCGACGCACGTCCGCAGTTGGCCGGCGGAGTGTCCGGTCACGTCGACGACGTGCACCGACTCCGACGCGGAGACCGTGCCCGCCGGGCGGATCTCCAGTGATCGGCGCTCACCCGGTGTGGCGGGTGCCAGGCGCCCGCGCAGTGCGTCGTGGTGGCGGGTCAGCGTGGCGACGGCGGCGACAAGGGCGTCCCGGCCCAACCCGTCCGGGGTCCGCAGCAGCAGTGACTGGGAGAACCGCTCGATGGGACCGCCCCGGTCCTCCAGCCAGCACATGATGGGGGAGGGCTGGACGACTCCGTCACCGTGTCCGCTCTCCTCGGGCGGGCGCGGCGCGGACAGGTCGCCGACGACCTCGGCCAGCCGCGCGGCCGTACGGTGCTCGAAGACGTCCCGTACGCCTGCGTCCAGGCCCGCGGCGCGAGCCTGGGAGACCAGCCGGATCGACAGGATGCTGTCCCCGCCGAGGGCGAAGAAGTCGTCGTCGGGGCCGACCGCGGCGAGTCCGAGGGCCTGGGAGAACAGGTCGCACAGCAGCTTCTCGCGAGGGGTGCGGGGCTCCCGGCGGCCCGTGACTGGCGCCGCGGGCTCGGGCAGGGCGGCCCGGTCCACCTTCCCGTTGGGCGTCAGGGGGAGTTCCGGCAGCGCGACGAAGGCCGAGGGCACCATGTAGTCGGGCAACCGTTCGGCGGCGTGGGCCCGCACGGCGGCCGTGTCGGTGCCCGTGACCACGTAGGCCACCAGACGCGGGCCGCCGGTGTGGTCCGGGCGGGCGAGGACCGCCGCGCGCACCACGTCCGGATGGCCGGTGAGTACCGCTTCGATCTCGGCCGGTTCGATCCGGAAGCCGCGGAGCTTGACCTGGTCGTCGGAGCGTCCGGTGAACTCCAGGTCGCCCCCGCCGGTCCACCGCACCAGGTCGCCGGTGCGGTACATCCGGGTGCCCGGCGGCCCGAACGGATCGGCGACGAACCGCTCCGCGGTCAGCGCGGGCTGCCCGACGTAGCCGCGAGCCACACCCGATCCGGCGATGTACAGCTCGCCGACGACGGCCTCGGGCACCGGATGCAGATCGGTGTCCAGGACGCGGACCAGGTTGCCCGCCATGGGGCGGCCGATCGGTATGCCCGCGGCGTCCGAGAACGGGGCGCGCGTCGGCCGGCAAGTGGCGAACGTGGTCGTCTCCGTGGGGCCGTAGCCGTTGACCACCACCGTGTCGGGGCAGGCGGCGAGGACCCTGCCGACCGCGGAGGGCGACAGCGCCTCACCGCCCGCCCAGACCTGCCGCACCGCGGCGAAGCAGTCCGGCTCGTGTTCCGCCATCAAGTCGAACAACGCGGCGGTCAGCCACAGACCGGTCACCCCGGAACCGCCGATCAGCTCCGCCAGCGCGGGCACGTCCAGGTCGCCAGCGGGTGCGACGACGATCCGGCCGCCCCTCAGCAGGGGCACCCACAGCTCGTACGTGGACGCGTCGAAGGCCAGGGGGGAGTGGAGCAGTACCCGCTCGTGGGCGGCGTCCGACCAGCAGGGGTCCGAGGCGAGTCCGACGATGTTCGCGTGGGTGACGGCGATGCCCTTGGGCCGGCCGGTGGAACCGGAGGTGTACATGATGTAGGCGGCGTCGGCCGGCTCGGCGGGCACACCGGGGTTCGTGGCCGGGCCGGTCGCCGTGACCGGGTCGTCCACGTCGAGGTGGGGCACACCGTCCGGCGCGGCGGCGCCCGCCGCGGTGACCACCAGGACGGACCGGGACTCGCGCAGTACGAGTTCCCGTCGCGCCCGGGGGAGCCGGGAGTCCAGGGGCACGTAGGTGGCGCCGGCCTTGAGTACCGCGAGGATCGCGACCACCGCGTCGACGGACCGGTCGAGCCGCAGCGCGACCGTGTCGCCCCGCCCCACTCCGCGAGCCCGCAAGGTGTGGGCGAGCCGGTTCGCGCGGGCGTTGAGGGCGGAGCGGGTCAGGGTGGTGCCCCCGGAGACGACCGCCACCGCGTCCGGTTCGGCGTCGGCGAGTGCCTCGAACAGGGCCGGCAGACCTCGGTCGGGGGCCGGACGGCTCGGTCCGGTGCCCTGGCGGAGAATCCGTTCCCGCTCCGCCGGCGTCAGCAGCGAGGCCCGCCCCACCGGGACGTCGGGTGCGGTGACGGCGGCGTCGAGCAGACGCACCCAGCGCTCCCACAGGGTCCGGACGGTTCCCGGTTCGAACAGGTCGCCGGCGTACTCGACGAGCCCGTGGACACCGGCCGGCCGGCCCTCGGCGTCGTACTCCTCGGTGAGACTGAGGAAGAGGTCGAACTTGGCGGTGCCGGTGCGGCCCAGCTCCGACGACACCCGCAGGCCCGGCAGCGTGAAGTCGGGGGCGCCGGCGTTCTGCAGCGCCAGCACGACCTGGAACAGCGGGTGGTGGGCCAGGGAACGCGTGGGACTGAGCACCTCGACGAGGTGCTCGAACGGCACGTCCTGGTGGGCGTGGGCGGCCAGCGCCGCCTCCCGCACCCTGGCCACCAGCTCGGTGAACGACGGGTTGCCCGACGTGTCGGTGCGGATGACCTGGGTGTTGACGAACAGGCCCACCAGATCGTCGAGCGCCGGGTCGGTCCGGCCCGCGATCGGGCTGCCGACCGGGACGTCCGGGCCGACGCCGAGCCGGGACAGCAGGGCGGCCAGTCCCGCCATCAGCACCATGAACAGGCTCGCGTTGCCGGCCCGGGCCGTCTCCAGCAGCCTGCGGTGCAGGTCCGCGCCGATCGAGGCGGCCACGTAGTCGCCGCGGTGGGAGGCGACGGCGGGCCGCGGTCGGTCGGTGGGCAGGTCGACGCACTCCGGCAGGCCCGCCAACTGCCCCTTCCAGTAGTCGACCTGGGCGGCGAACAGGCTGTCCGCGTCCTCGGGGTCTCCGAGCAGGTCCCGCTGCCACAGGGTGTAGTCGGCGTACTGCACCGGGAGTTCGGGCAGCTCGGGCGGCTCGCCCCGGCTGCGGGCGCCGTAGGCGGTGGCCAGGTCCCGGGAGAGGGGGCCGATGGACCAGCCGTCGGCGGCGATGTGATGCAGCACGAGCAACAGGACGTGCTCGTGCGACGAGAGCGTGAGCAGCTCGGCCCGGACCGGCGGCTCGACGGCGAGGTCGAACCGGCGGCGGGACGCCTCGGCCACCCGCGCCGTCAGGTCCGCCCGGCCGGCCTCCCGTTCGACGAACGGCGTCACGACCTCGGCCAGCACCACCTGGCGGGCGGCGCCGTCCCGTTCGCGGACGACGGTGCGCAGACTCTCGTGCCGGGCGACGACGTCCCCCAGCGCCGCCCGCAGCGCGGCGCGGTCCACCTGCCCCGACAGCCGCAGCACGAACGGCGTGTTGTAGGTGGCGTTCGGCCCGTCGAGCTGGTGCAGGAACCACAGCCGCCGCTGCGCGAACGACAAGGGCAGCGTGGCCGGGCGCGCGGCCCGGACCAGCGCCGGACGGGCGGGCGCCGCGTCGTCCAGGCGCCGGGCGATCTCGGCCGGAGTCGCCGACTCGAACAGGGCGCGCAGCCCCAGTTCCAGCCCGTAGGCCGCCCGCAGCCGTCCGGTCAGCCGGGTCGCCAGCACCGAGTGACCGCCCAGATCGAAGAAGTTGTCGTCGGCACCGACCTCGGCCACACCGAGGATCTCGGCGAACAGCTCGCACACGACCTGTTCGCGCGGTGTCCGGGCCGGTTTCCTCGGCCCCTGCGCGGGGGCGTGTTCCGGCGCGGGCAGCGCCGCCCGGTCGAGTTTGCCGTTCGGCGTCAGGGGGAGCCGGCCGATCAGGACCACCGACGCGGGCACCATGTGCTCGGGCAGCCGGCCGCGGGCGAAGGCGCGCAGGTCGTCCGGTCGTGCCCCGGTCCCCGGGGCGGGCACCACGTAGGCCACGAGCCGGTCGTCGTCGCGCCGGTCCCGGCGGACCAGCACCGCCACCTGGGCGACACCCTCGTGCTCCGCCAGAGCGGCCTCCACCTCGCCGGGCTCGATGCGGAAGCCGCGGACCTTCACCTGGTCGTCGGACCGGCCCTGGTACTCGAGCAGTCCGTCCGTGTTCCAGCGGGCCACGTCCCCGGTGCGGTACATGAGGGTGCCGGGCGGCCCGTAGGGGTCGGCGACGAACCTCTGCGCGGTCAGCCCCGGGCGGCGCAGGTAGCCCCGGGCCAGTCCGGCGCCGGCGACGTACAGTTCGCCCGCGGCACCCGGCGGAACGGGTTGCAGGCCCGGATCCAGGACGTAGGTGCGAAGGTCGGGCAGCCCGGTGCCGACGACGCTTGTCTCCGTGGCCGCCTGCGCGCTGTCCAGTTCGTGCCGGGTGACGTGCACGGTGGTCTCGGTGATGCCGTACATGTTGACCAGCGTCGGCGCGCGGTCCGCATGGCGTTCGTACCAGGGCCGCAGCCGGTCCGGGCGCAGTGCCTCGCCGCCGAAGACGACCGTGCGCAGCACCAGCCCCTCGCCCGGCGCGGGATCCTCGCGATCCGCCTGCATCAACTGGTAGAAGGCGGACGGCGTCTGACTGAGGACCGTGACACGCTCGTCGACCAGCAGCCGCAGCAACTGCCCCGGCGTGCGGCTGACCTCGTACGGCACGACGACCAGACGCGCCCCGTGCAGCAGCGCGCCCCAGATCTCCCAGGTGGAGAAGTCGAAGGCGGCCGAGTGGAACAGCGTCCACACGTCCCGGCCGTCGAAGGCGAACCGTTCCCGCGTCGCGTCGAACAATCGGACGACGTTGCGATGGGTGACGAGTACGCCCTTGGGGCGGCCGGTGGAGCCCGAGGTGTAGATGACGTACGCGGGGTGCTCCGGCCGCAGTGGGCGCAACCGGTTGCCGTCGGCGGGGTCCGCGTCCGGCCGGGTGGCGAGCAGGGCGGCCGTGGCGGGCTCGTCCGGCACGATTGTCCGGATGCCGGCCGACAGCGACGGTGCGGTGCCGGGATCGGTGACGACCAGGACCGGCTCGGCGTCCGCCAGCATGTACGCCAGCCGGGACTCCGGGTAGGCGGGGTCGAGCGGCAGATAGGCCGCTCCCGTCTTGGTGACGGCCAGCAGCGCGACGATCAGCTCCACGGAGCGTGGCAGGGCCAGCGCGACGATCCGTTCCGGTCCGGCCCCGCGGGCGATCAGCAGATGTGCGAGGCGGTTCGCCCGCCGGTTCAGCTCGCCGTAGGACAGCCGGATACCACCGAGGGAGAGGGCCGGTGCGTCGGGGGCGGCCGCGGCCCGGACCTGGAACAGCTCCGGCAGGGTGGCGCCGCGCGCGGGTGCCGCGACGGGCGGCAGCAGCAGCCGGCGGCGTTCGGCAGCGGTCAGGAGGTTGATCCGGCCCACGGGGGAGTGCGGGTCGGTCTCGGTGACCGCGTTCAGCAGGGTCAGGAACCGGTCCCGGTGCGCCGTGAGCGTCTCCTGGTCGCAGACCTCGGGGTGCGCGGTCAGGTCGACCTGGAGGCCGGAGCCGTCCCGCCGGTCCCACACGGCGATCGTCAGGTCGCCCACGAGACCGGAGGAGAGGTTGTGCACGGTGGCCGGACGGCCGGCGAACCGCAGGTCGTAGTCGAACGACATGACGTTGACCAGCGGTGCGTAGCGGGCCGCGACCCGGTCCGGCAACTCGATGTCCCGGTGCACGTCCTCCCCGCGGTACCGCTGGTGGGACACGACGTCACGGACCCGGTCGCTCACCTGCTCGACCAGTTCGGCGATGCTCAGCTCCGGCCGGACCGACACGCGCAGCGGCAGGACGTTCGACGTCATGCCCGGCGTGCGGCGCAGTACGACGTCGGTGCGCGCCGCGACGGGCAGTCCCACCACCACGTCGCGGGCGCCGGTCATCCGGTGCACGTAGGCCGTGGCCGCCGCGATCGCCGGCTGGGACCACGGCACCCTGGCCCGGCGCGCGACCTCCCGCATGCGCTCCAGGCGGGACTGGTCGAGCCAGGCGGTGCTGCGCAGCAGCCGCGTGGGTGTCGTCCGCGAGGGGGTGACGAGCCGCGGGGTCTGCGGCCGGTCGGTGAACAGACCGGACCAGAATCTCCGGTCCTCGGAGAACCGACCGGAGGCGCGGTAGTCGGAGTCGCTGTCGAGCAGTCCGCGTAGCGAACCGAAGGGCGAATCGCCGCAGGGCCGCCCCTCGGCGAAAGCGGTGTAGACGTCCGCCACGCGCCGGGCGATGAGCTGGGCGCCGAAGGCGTCCATGACGATGTGGTGGTAACTGTGGTACCAGATGCGGCAGTCGGCGCCGAGGTCGATCAGCGCGTGCCGGAACAGTGGGCCGCGGGCGAGGTCCATCGGCCGGCGGATGTCCTGCTCCATCCACGCCGTCGCCGCGGCCGAGGGATCGGCCTGCCCGCCGACGTCGATGTGCGGCAGCGGCCAGTCGGCCGCCCGCCGTACGATCTGCTGGGCGTCGTCGCCGGATTCGACGAACCGGACGTGCAGGGCGTCGACCTCGCCGACCGTCCGACGCACCGCGCGTTCGAACAGTTCGGGATCGAGCGGGCCATTGATCCGCACGTATTCCCCGACCCGGTACACACTGTTCGTGGATTCCAGGCGCTGCTCGGCGAACCAGATCTCACGCTGTGCGGCCGACAGGGAAAGAATCGCACCGTCGGGCTCACGACCAGACAATCTTCAGCCTCCGGTTGCGTAGAGCCACCTGATTTCAGAACTCCGGCGGGAGAAATACAGACGGTTGTTGTGCGACAGCCGGTGATCTCACGATCCGGGCACGGCCCGAACCTAACACGGCGCTTCCGGGAGTCAATGTCGGAAGCGGGGCGCGGGCAGCCGTTGTTGTCCCGCCGGCGGGACACTGCTTTTTACCCGGCCGTCCATAATGGCCATGCTGGCTTCCCGATACTTCCAGCCGGTGAGGGAGAGGCATGGAAAAGGCGTCCTGGTGGGGCACATCATTGCTGGAGGCCGGTGCGGACCGGTATCCCTGGGTTATTTCGCGTACCGAGGAATCCCGTTCCGAACTGCGCTCCGCGGTGGCCGGACTCGGCCGTGCGTTCGCCGACCACGGGATGGGCCCCGGCAGCACGGTCCTGCTGCGGATGCGTCCGAGCCTCACCTGTCTGCGCGTGCTGCTGGCTCTGTGGAGCCGGGGCGCGCAGGTGATACTGGTGGATTTCCGGTCGTCCGGCGCCGAGTACCAACCGCTCGTCGATCTTCTGCGACCGCAGTACACCATCGACTCCGACGCGTACACCGGGCCGGCGACCGGGCTGGCGGACGAGGTCCCCTTCCGTGTCCGTTCCCGGCCGACCGGGGTGCCCGCGACGTCGGACGCCTGCCTCGTCCAGTTCAGTTCCGGCTCGACCGGCCGGCCCAAGGTGATCGGCCGCACCCCCCAGTCGCTGCTCGCCGAACTCGGCCGGCACGCCGCGTTGGCGGAACTGCCGGGCGCCGGCGACCGCGTACTGGTGCTCAACTCCCTCGTCCACACGATGGGCCTGGTCACCGGGGTGCTGTACGCGCTTCAGGCGGGCGCGACGGTGGTGCTGCCGCCCGCGCCCACCCCGTCCGACGTGCTGGAGACGGCACGGCGGACCGGGGCCGTCGCGATCTACGGAGTGCCGGCCCACTTCGAACTGCTGACCAGGACCGCGCAGGCGCCCCCGCTGCCCGCGCTGCGGCTGGCGGTCACCGGCGGCGAACGGCTGCCCGTCGACGTGTACGAGGAGTTCCACCGCCGCTACGGAGTACCGCTCGGCCAGGTGTACGGCGTCACCGAGACCGGACTGCTCGCGGCCGGCCTGCACGGACCGAGGCCGCCGGCGCTGGGCGCGTTGGTGCCGGGAGTCGAGGCGAAGGTCGTCGACCAGGAACTGCACGTGCGCCTCGACCGGTCCCCGTACCTGCTCGACGACCAGCCGGACCGGTACGCGGACGGCTGGCTGCGCACCTTCGACCGTTTCACCGCGGACGACACCAGCGGCGAACTGAGCATCCTCGGCCGCGCCGACTCCCTCGTCACCATCGGCGGCCTGAAGGTCGACCTCGCCGAGGTGGAGACGGTGCTGCGGCAGCACCCCGCCGTCCGTGAGGCGGTCGTGCTGCACCACGAGGTGATCGAGGCGTACGTCGGGGGCGAGACGGCGCCCGAGCCGGGCGAACTCATCGCCTGGTGCCGGGAGCGGCTGAGCGCGGTCAAGATCCCCAAACGCTTCCTCGCGGCCCCCGCCCTGCCCCGCAACAAGACCGGCAAGCTCTCCCGCGACCGGAGTGCCATCCGGTCCGCCCTGTGCCCCGACCCCGGAGGAGCAACCCAGTGATCAGCAAGGAAGAGATCAGGGAGATCCTCTCCCAGAGCCGTTCGTTGGCACTGTCCGCCGACATCGGTGACGACGGGGAGTTCGTCATGGACTCCTTCACCATGGTCACCCTCCAGGCATGTCTGGAGGACCGCCACGGCATACGCCTGGACCCGCGGTTCGACGAACTGCCGCTGCTGAACTCCGTCAACGAGATCCACGCGTACCTGCTCGAACGCTTCCCCGACCGCATGGCCCGCTGAAGCGGCCGACCCCTCTCCTCCCGCTCCCCGGACCGCGGCGTGCCGTCGGTGCCGGGGAGCTTCGCGTGCTAACGTTTTACGCTGTAATGAGATAGAGGAAAGGGGGAGCGACGTGAGTGCGGAGCAGACGGACCGGGCGGACCGACCCGCCATCGAGATCTCGGATCTGCGCATGACCTACGGCTCCACGACCGTGCTCCACGGGGTGAACTTCGAGGTCGCCCGGGGCGAGGTGGTCGCGCTGCTCGGCCCCAACGGCGCCGGGAAGTCGACGACCATCGAGATCCTCGAGGGCTTCCGCATGCGCTCGGCCG is a genomic window containing:
- a CDS encoding non-ribosomal peptide synthetase; protein product: MNRANLVDILPLSPMQEGMLFHALYDVDGPDVYMVQQVFDVAGPLDVERLRGAVQALVVRHPNLGVSFSQVSDGQPVQVVPAEVCVPWSVVDLGGLGEDAARVELERLGRREYGRRFDPASGPLLRLMVVRLGRERHCLLLTSHHLLLDGWSTPIVARELFALYAGAVLGRVTPFREFLGWLGRQDVRAARGAWRRELAGLDGATRLVGVEAARVPRLPRRVVVEASAGLSGGLGVRARELGVTVNTLLEAAWGVVLGRATGRRDVVFGSVVSGRSPQVPGVESMVGLFINIVPVRVRLVPSQSLAELVGGLQASRSALDPFQHLGLSEIQRVAGVPDLFDSMMVFENYPWDGPARDVAAGLGSGVVVRPLLERGRDATHYPLTLVVAPGERLYLRLDYRDDLIGQDTARALLERLQRVLGEIAERPQALTGRVDVTSAAERGLLLEERNRTGRAGDLVLLPDQFEAQAAATPGEPAVCFGSQVLSYRELNVRANRLAHALIARGVGPESTVALALPRSPAQVVAILAVLKAGAAHLPLDPGHPAARIRFMLDDARPALCLTSQDIAEHLPRAEATPLLALDDAETAALIDACPAGDPTPEERTGVLGLLSPAYVIYTSGSTGRPKAVQMTGLGVVNMLRWHHDQFGGGPGTRTAQFTAISFDVSVQEVLSTLLTGKTLMVPDEDTRRDMEAFTAWLAEHRVNELFAPHTVLEAVTDAALDTHQPLPDLRHIAQAGEALTPSTRTRSFYRNTPRTLHNHYGPTEAQVLTAHTLPTDPDTWPLTPPLGRPVDNVRVYLLDDTLQPVPPGTPGELYTNTPGLARGYLNQPALTAHRFTADPYGPPGRRMYRTGDLARWNTHGHLEYLGRTDHQLKIRGHRIEPAEIETALTQHPHITQATVQLHHTPTGDPRLIAYTVPTPTPHPTPTPCAPT